The Octadecabacter arcticus 238 genome contains a region encoding:
- a CDS encoding DUF6444 domain-containing protein, which yields MDQVTALEQLLATALRRIAELEAALASMAQENADLRRQLAKNSSNSSKPPSSDGLKKPVPRSLRGKSGKKSGG from the coding sequence ATGGACCAAGTTACTGCTCTTGAACAACTCCTCGCCACGGCTCTGCGCAGGATCGCCGAGTTGGAAGCCGCGTTGGCGAGCATGGCGCAAGAGAATGCGGATCTGCGGCGTCAGTTGGCCAAGAACAGCAGTAATAGCAGCAAGCCGCCTTCGAGTGATGGGTTGAAGAAACCGGTACCGCGTAGCCTGCGTGGTAAGTCCGGTAAGAAAAGTGGTGGTTAA
- a CDS encoding phosphotransferase family protein translates to MISRTDPNFDVINAMVDEFTQAMGFIGTPDVERIFTSHLLPLERQVLRVTLGEKIYALKLDFTSDVTERLAKEFAGLEKLSAHFQTYDKLGTAPPIYLSKTGTFFAMNFLDFRTAGERLKESQQVQTTRQVYRRAGLWLTAMHEFKSQKRSPFYGEWMPIEVDARIDDGQMRAPAQDVARMRDILADQIDAVQMMKDTRVWSHGDFHSENMMLGSGITYAFDLTEARMKLAIYDIGNSQAPQPITGFCQF, encoded by the coding sequence ATGATTAGCAGAACAGACCCAAATTTCGACGTAATCAACGCGATGGTCGATGAATTCACGCAAGCGATGGGGTTCATTGGAACGCCCGATGTAGAGCGTATTTTCACATCGCATTTGTTGCCGTTGGAGCGACAGGTGTTGCGGGTGACACTGGGTGAGAAGATCTACGCGCTGAAACTCGACTTTACGTCCGATGTAACAGAACGTTTAGCCAAGGAATTTGCAGGGCTCGAAAAGCTCAGCGCGCATTTTCAGACCTACGACAAATTGGGCACCGCGCCGCCGATTTATCTGTCAAAAACGGGGACGTTTTTCGCGATGAATTTCCTTGATTTTCGCACTGCAGGGGAGCGACTGAAAGAGTCCCAACAGGTCCAGACCACGCGGCAGGTCTATCGTCGTGCGGGGCTTTGGCTGACAGCAATGCATGAATTCAAGTCCCAAAAACGCAGCCCGTTTTACGGCGAATGGATGCCGATAGAGGTCGACGCGCGGATAGACGACGGGCAGATGCGTGCGCCCGCACAAGACGTGGCACGGATGCGCGATATCCTTGCGGACCAAATCGATGCCGTGCAGATGATGAAAGACACCCGCGTCTGGAGCCATGGCGATTTTCACAGTGAAAACATGATGCTAGGTTCAGGAATAACCTATGCGTTTGATCTGACCGAAGCGCGCATGAAGCTGGCAATCTATGACATTGGTAACTCCCAAGCACCCCAGCCGATAACGGGTTTTTGTCAGTTTTGA
- a CDS encoding NAD(P)/FAD-dependent oxidoreductase translates to MIDFLVIGGGIAGTSVGARLSHLGHVVVLERETALAYHASGRSAAMFEESYGAPSTIALNKASRDYHFEANGGVTSPRGLMLIGTADSTQAFQTDLVDMQLQQIGVDDARAMIPILNNSVTQIGYSAGAWDLDTDLLVQNFAREVRGNGGMVRTSAEVTAVARTATGWDVTLGEEVLSARNLVNAAGAWVDVIAQKAGIAPLGVTPLRRSMARIPAPGGHDVSSWPMLFGPGENWYAKPDAGALIVSPADEVLMPPMDAWADDMMLAEGLARYEAHVTEPVTQMLSNWAGLRTFAPDRNLVLGPDARDASFIWMAGQGGYGFQTAPAASQLVADLLAGNTPQIAAEMVAKLVPHRFA, encoded by the coding sequence ATGATCGACTTTCTCGTCATTGGTGGTGGTATTGCGGGTACGTCCGTGGGAGCGCGCTTGTCGCATCTGGGGCACGTCGTGGTGTTGGAACGCGAAACCGCGCTGGCCTATCACGCGTCGGGGCGATCTGCGGCCATGTTTGAAGAAAGCTACGGCGCGCCTTCCACCATCGCGCTGAACAAAGCCAGCCGCGATTATCATTTTGAGGCAAATGGCGGTGTCACCAGCCCGCGCGGATTGATGCTGATTGGTACGGCAGACAGCACGCAAGCCTTTCAGACGGATTTGGTGGACATGCAGTTGCAGCAAATCGGCGTTGATGATGCCCGCGCGATGATTCCGATCCTGAACAATTCCGTCACGCAAATCGGCTATAGTGCGGGCGCATGGGATTTGGACACGGATCTTTTGGTGCAGAATTTCGCCCGCGAAGTGCGGGGCAATGGCGGCATGGTGCGAACGTCGGCGGAAGTGACCGCTGTGGCCCGCACCGCAACAGGCTGGGATGTCACGCTAGGCGAAGAAGTCCTGTCCGCACGTAATTTGGTTAATGCAGCAGGTGCGTGGGTCGATGTGATTGCACAAAAGGCAGGCATTGCGCCCTTGGGCGTGACGCCGCTGCGCCGATCCATGGCACGCATTCCAGCACCGGGCGGGCATGATGTGTCAAGCTGGCCGATGCTATTTGGACCAGGGGAAAACTGGTACGCAAAGCCAGACGCGGGCGCGTTGATCGTGTCGCCCGCCGACGAAGTTTTAATGCCGCCAATGGACGCTTGGGCGGATGATATGATGCTGGCCGAAGGGTTGGCGCGCTACGAGGCGCATGTCACCGAACCAGTCACACAGATGCTGTCAAACTGGGCGGGTCTGCGCACGTTTGCGCCGGACAGGAATTTGGTATTGGGGCCGGATGCCCGTGATGCGTCGTTCATTTGGATGGCGGGGCAAGGTGGTTACGGATTTCAAACAGCGCCCGCTGCCAGCCAGTTGGTCGCGGATTTATTGGCGGGGAATACGCCGCAGATCGCGGCTGAAATGGTGGCAAAACTTGTCCCACACAGGTTTGCTTAA